Proteins encoded by one window of Homoserinimonas aerilata:
- the fdxA gene encoding ferredoxin → MTYVIALPCVDVKDRACVDECPVDCIYEGDRMLYIHPDECVDCGACEPVCPVEAIYYEDDTPEVWADYYKANVEFFDDIGSPGGAAKVGVIHKDHPLVAALPPQVTAAQ, encoded by the coding sequence GTGACCTATGTCATCGCCCTCCCGTGCGTCGACGTCAAGGATCGTGCCTGCGTCGATGAATGCCCGGTCGACTGTATCTATGAGGGCGACCGGATGCTCTACATCCACCCCGATGAATGCGTCGACTGCGGCGCATGCGAACCGGTGTGCCCCGTCGAGGCGATCTACTACGAGGACGACACCCCCGAGGTGTGGGCCGACTACTACAAGGCCAATGTCGAGTTCTTCGACGACATCGGATCGCCGGGTGGCGCCGCCAAGGTGGGCGTCATCCACAAGGACCACCCGCTCGTCGCCGCGCTTCCTCCGCAGGTGACGGCAGCGCAGTAG
- the typA gene encoding translational GTPase TypA — MAIATRSDLRNVAIVAHVDHGKTTLVDAMLRQTNSFADHAHLEERAMDSNELEREKGITILAKNTAISYKGKHATDGPVTINVIDTPGHADFGGEVERGLSMVDGVVLLVDSSEGPLPQTRFVLRKALEANLPVILAVNKTDRPDARIDEVVSESQDLLLGLASDMADEHPDLDLDAILNVPVVYASGRNGAASWNKPANGELPDNEDLEPLFDAILKHVPAPVYDDEHPLQAWVTNLDSSPFLGRLALLRVFQGTIKKGQTVAWVKKDGTVSNVRVTELLITKALDRYPAESAGPGDIVAVAGFADIFIGETLADPDDVRPLPTITVDDPAISMTIGTNTSPLIGKIKGHKLTARMVKDRLDRELVGNVSLKLVDIGRPDAWEVQGRGELALAILVEQMRREGFELTVGKPQVVVKQIDGKVHEPFEHLTIDSPDEHLGAITQLLAARKGRMEAMANHGTGWVRMEFIVPSRGLIGFRSEFMTTTRGEGIANAVSHGYEPWAGEITTRVNGSIVADRAGVATPFAMTALQERMSFFVEPTQEVYEGMVVGENSRADDMDVNITKEKQLTNMRQSTSDVFERMTPSRKLTLEECLEFAREDECVEVTPEFVRIRKVELDANARARKTSRLKKQNA; from the coding sequence ATGGCAATTGCCACCCGCTCCGACCTGCGAAACGTCGCGATCGTCGCCCACGTCGACCACGGCAAGACCACCCTGGTCGACGCAATGCTGCGCCAGACGAACTCCTTCGCCGACCACGCGCACCTCGAGGAGCGCGCGATGGACTCGAACGAGCTCGAGCGCGAGAAGGGCATCACGATCCTCGCCAAGAACACGGCGATCTCGTACAAGGGCAAGCACGCCACCGACGGCCCCGTCACCATCAATGTCATCGACACCCCCGGCCACGCCGACTTCGGTGGTGAGGTCGAGCGAGGCCTGAGCATGGTCGACGGCGTCGTTCTGCTCGTCGACTCCAGCGAGGGCCCGCTGCCGCAGACCCGTTTCGTGCTGCGCAAGGCGCTCGAGGCGAATCTGCCCGTAATCCTGGCCGTCAACAAGACGGACCGACCGGATGCCCGCATCGACGAGGTCGTCAGCGAGTCGCAGGATCTCCTCCTGGGTCTGGCGAGCGACATGGCCGACGAGCACCCCGACCTCGATCTCGACGCGATCCTCAACGTTCCCGTCGTCTACGCATCCGGACGCAACGGCGCCGCGAGCTGGAACAAGCCCGCGAACGGCGAGCTCCCCGACAACGAAGACCTCGAGCCGCTGTTCGACGCCATCCTCAAGCACGTTCCCGCCCCCGTGTACGACGATGAGCACCCGCTGCAGGCCTGGGTCACCAACCTCGACTCCTCGCCGTTCCTCGGCCGCCTTGCGCTGCTGCGCGTCTTCCAGGGCACGATCAAGAAGGGCCAGACGGTCGCCTGGGTCAAGAAGGACGGCACCGTCTCGAATGTGCGTGTGACCGAGCTCCTGATCACGAAGGCCCTCGACCGCTACCCGGCCGAGAGCGCCGGCCCCGGTGACATCGTCGCCGTCGCAGGATTCGCCGACATCTTCATCGGTGAGACCCTCGCCGACCCGGATGATGTGCGCCCGCTGCCGACCATCACGGTCGACGACCCCGCCATCTCGATGACGATCGGCACCAACACCTCGCCGCTCATCGGCAAGATCAAGGGCCACAAGCTCACCGCCCGCATGGTCAAGGACCGTCTCGACCGTGAGCTTGTCGGCAACGTCTCGCTCAAGCTCGTCGACATCGGCCGCCCCGACGCGTGGGAGGTCCAGGGCCGTGGAGAGCTCGCGCTCGCCATCCTCGTCGAGCAGATGCGTCGCGAGGGTTTCGAGCTGACCGTCGGCAAGCCTCAGGTGGTCGTCAAGCAGATCGACGGCAAGGTGCACGAGCCCTTCGAGCACCTCACCATCGACAGCCCCGATGAGCACCTCGGCGCGATCACCCAGCTGCTTGCCGCCCGCAAGGGCCGCATGGAGGCCATGGCGAACCACGGCACCGGCTGGGTTCGCATGGAGTTCATCGTCCCGTCCCGCGGCCTCATCGGCTTCCGCTCCGAGTTCATGACCACCACCCGCGGTGAGGGCATCGCCAACGCCGTCTCGCACGGCTACGAGCCCTGGGCCGGCGAGATCACGACCCGCGTCAACGGCTCCATCGTCGCCGACCGCGCCGGTGTCGCAACCCCGTTCGCGATGACGGCTCTCCAGGAGCGCATGTCGTTCTTCGTCGAGCCGACGCAGGAGGTCTACGAGGGCATGGTCGTCGGCGAGAACTCGCGCGCCGATGACATGGACGTCAACATCACCAAGGAGAAGCAGCTCACCAACATGCGCCAGTCGACGTCTGACGTCTTCGAGCGCATGACGCCGTCGCGCAAGCTGACGCTCGAGGAGTGCCTCGAGTTCGCCCGCGAGGACGAGTGTGTCGAGGTGACGCCCGAGTTCGTGCGCATCCGCAAGGTCGAGCTCGATGCCAACGCGCGCGCCCGCAAGACCTCGCGCCTCAAGAAGCAGAACGCGTAG
- the efeB gene encoding iron uptake transporter deferrochelatase/peroxidase subunit, whose product MSTDGPETVGGISRRGLLGLAGAAAAGAVVGGGATWAGTRMLEAQQQAGAASVHPFHGEHQAGIITPAQDRLHFAAFDVADITRSELAELLADWTFAAARMTAGLGAGSYGPTSGPYDAPPDDTGEALDLPPAGLTITFGFGPSLFDDRFGLGGRRPDALIDLPHFAGDALVESMTGGDLCVQACSDDPQVAVHAIRNLSRMAFGRASLRWSQLGFGRTSSTTRGQTTPRNLFGFKDGTANPRAEDSTTGAAVWAEKGDGPAWMAGGSYMVARRMRMTIETWDRASLREQETVFGRTKGEGAPLSGGTEFSEPDFALTGRGDSPLIAPDSHVALAHPSNNGGVVMLRRGYNFVDGNDELGRLNAGLFFICFQRDPRTQFVPVQLSLARDDRMNEYVRHVGSGIFAVPPGCREGESIGDGLFGH is encoded by the coding sequence GTGAGCACTGACGGCCCCGAAACGGTCGGCGGCATCTCCCGCCGCGGGCTCCTCGGCCTTGCCGGAGCGGCCGCAGCAGGAGCAGTCGTGGGCGGTGGGGCCACCTGGGCCGGCACCCGGATGCTCGAAGCGCAGCAGCAGGCGGGCGCCGCGTCCGTCCACCCGTTCCATGGTGAGCACCAGGCCGGCATCATCACCCCCGCGCAGGACCGCCTGCACTTCGCAGCCTTCGACGTCGCCGACATCACACGAAGCGAACTGGCCGAGCTGCTCGCCGACTGGACCTTCGCCGCCGCCCGCATGACCGCGGGGCTCGGAGCAGGCAGCTACGGGCCCACGTCAGGGCCCTACGACGCCCCACCCGACGACACCGGGGAGGCCCTCGACCTGCCCCCTGCCGGGCTCACCATCACCTTCGGCTTCGGCCCATCACTGTTCGACGACCGCTTCGGGCTCGGTGGGCGTCGACCCGACGCTCTCATCGATCTGCCACACTTCGCCGGAGACGCGCTCGTCGAGTCGATGACGGGCGGCGACCTCTGCGTTCAGGCCTGCAGCGACGACCCCCAGGTGGCCGTTCACGCCATCCGCAACCTCTCCCGCATGGCATTCGGCCGGGCGAGCCTGCGATGGTCCCAGCTCGGCTTCGGGCGCACCTCCTCCACGACGCGCGGACAGACCACACCGCGCAACCTCTTCGGCTTCAAGGACGGCACAGCCAACCCGCGCGCCGAAGACAGCACAACGGGCGCAGCAGTCTGGGCGGAGAAGGGTGACGGCCCTGCGTGGATGGCGGGCGGCTCATACATGGTGGCCCGCCGGATGCGCATGACGATCGAGACCTGGGACCGGGCTTCCCTGCGCGAGCAGGAGACCGTCTTCGGTCGCACCAAGGGCGAGGGCGCCCCGCTCAGCGGCGGCACCGAGTTCAGCGAGCCGGACTTCGCGCTCACCGGGCGCGGCGACAGCCCCCTGATCGCACCGGATTCGCATGTCGCCCTCGCGCATCCGTCGAACAACGGCGGAGTCGTCATGTTGCGCCGCGGCTACAACTTCGTCGATGGCAACGACGAACTGGGCCGCCTCAATGCGGGCCTCTTCTTCATCTGCTTCCAACGCGACCCGCGCACCCAGTTCGTTCCCGTGCAGCTCAGCCTGGCCAGAGACGACCGCATGAACGAATACGTGCGGCACGTCGGCTCGGGCATCTTCGCCGTGCCACCCGGCTGCCGTGAGGGCGAGTCCATCGGAGATGGGCTGTTCGGGCACTGA
- the efeO gene encoding iron uptake system protein EfeO, giving the protein MTTLTSSHPLARPLAILGAGSAALLLLSGCVANDPTAPGATAITVSSTADACDVSTVEAPSGSVVFTVKNDGNQVTEFYLLAEDGLRIVGEVENIGPGISRDLVVQARPGSYTTVCKPGMIGDGVGATAFTVTDSGASFAVAGDAGEQVAAAADNYKAYVKDQIESLVTGTENFAEAYISGDDDAARALYAPTRVHWERVETVAESFGDLDPRMDLREADLEEGQEWTGWHAMEKDLWPADAEPGFEAYDQNRREALATQLVDDTHTLYDKVQDLEFTLDQQTNGAIGLLDEVASGKVTGEEEFWSHTDLWDFQANIDGARVAYEGVRDILVARDSTLADRLDTEFDALQSLLDVQKVADGFSLYTELTPDEIRAFSDQVNALAEPLSMLTASLVL; this is encoded by the coding sequence ATGACGACCTTGACCTCATCTCACCCGCTCGCGCGCCCCCTTGCCATCCTGGGAGCAGGCTCCGCCGCTCTTCTTCTGCTGAGCGGATGCGTGGCGAATGACCCGACCGCACCGGGCGCGACCGCGATCACCGTCTCAAGCACCGCAGACGCCTGCGACGTCTCGACGGTCGAGGCCCCGAGTGGCAGTGTCGTGTTCACCGTGAAGAACGACGGCAACCAGGTCACCGAGTTCTATCTGCTCGCCGAAGACGGCCTCCGCATCGTCGGCGAGGTCGAGAACATCGGGCCCGGCATCAGCCGCGACCTCGTCGTGCAGGCCCGCCCCGGCAGCTACACGACCGTGTGCAAGCCCGGCATGATCGGCGACGGCGTCGGCGCCACCGCGTTCACCGTGACCGATTCTGGCGCGAGTTTCGCGGTTGCCGGGGATGCCGGCGAGCAGGTCGCCGCCGCAGCCGACAACTACAAGGCCTACGTGAAGGACCAGATCGAGTCGCTCGTGACCGGCACCGAGAACTTCGCCGAGGCCTACATCTCCGGAGACGACGACGCGGCGCGGGCCCTCTACGCGCCGACCCGCGTGCACTGGGAGCGTGTCGAGACCGTCGCCGAGTCGTTCGGCGATCTCGACCCGCGCATGGACCTGCGGGAGGCAGACCTGGAGGAGGGCCAGGAGTGGACCGGATGGCACGCCATGGAGAAGGACCTGTGGCCCGCCGATGCGGAGCCCGGCTTCGAGGCTTACGACCAGAACAGGCGAGAGGCCCTCGCCACCCAACTCGTCGATGACACCCACACCCTGTACGACAAGGTCCAGGACCTTGAGTTCACGCTCGACCAGCAGACCAACGGCGCCATCGGTCTACTCGACGAGGTCGCGTCAGGCAAGGTGACGGGCGAGGAGGAGTTCTGGTCGCACACGGATCTGTGGGACTTCCAGGCCAACATTGATGGCGCCCGCGTCGCATACGAGGGCGTACGCGACATCCTCGTCGCACGCGACTCCACGCTGGCCGATCGTCTCGACACGGAATTCGACGCACTCCAGTCGCTGCTCGACGTGCAGAAGGTCGCCGACGGTTTCTCTCTTTACACCGAGCTCACCCCTGATGAGATTCGTGCCTTCTCCGATCAGGTCAACGCCCTCGCCGAGCCTCTCTCGATGCTGACCGCATCCCTCGTCCTGTAG
- the efeU gene encoding iron uptake transporter permease EfeU, which yields MLANYLIGLREGLEAALIVGVLVAYVVKIDRRDVLPRIWLGVGIAVLVSLGLGAILSFGAYGLSFEAQELIGGTLSIIATAFVTWMIFWMLRTAHGMNRRLRGEVDTHLDGAGWGLVLVAFLAVGREGIETALFIWAAVQATGETTYPALGAALGILTAVILGWLIYRGVVTIHLGRFFTVTGGFLIIVAAGVLSYGVHDLQEAGVLPGLRSLAFDVSAIIPPDSWYGTLLKGTVNFSPATTWLEAAVWLAYVIPVFILFVASVRRHSGGAARSRKLQDDGALLATTPSPLR from the coding sequence GTGCTTGCAAACTATCTCATCGGCCTCCGTGAAGGCCTTGAAGCCGCGCTCATCGTCGGCGTTCTCGTTGCCTACGTAGTGAAGATCGACCGGCGCGACGTGCTGCCACGAATCTGGCTGGGCGTGGGCATCGCCGTGCTCGTCTCGCTCGGCCTCGGCGCCATACTCAGCTTCGGAGCCTACGGGCTCTCGTTCGAAGCCCAAGAGCTCATCGGTGGCACACTGTCGATCATCGCGACCGCCTTCGTCACCTGGATGATCTTCTGGATGCTCCGCACAGCCCACGGCATGAACCGGCGGCTACGCGGCGAGGTCGACACCCACCTCGACGGCGCCGGCTGGGGGCTTGTTCTGGTCGCATTCCTCGCCGTCGGCCGCGAAGGGATCGAGACAGCCCTGTTCATCTGGGCCGCGGTACAGGCGACCGGTGAGACCACCTACCCCGCCCTCGGGGCCGCCCTCGGCATCCTCACTGCGGTCATACTCGGCTGGCTCATCTACCGAGGGGTGGTCACCATCCACCTCGGCCGTTTCTTCACCGTCACAGGGGGCTTCCTCATCATCGTCGCGGCGGGCGTGCTCTCCTATGGTGTGCATGATCTGCAGGAGGCGGGCGTACTGCCCGGACTGCGCTCCCTCGCATTCGATGTCAGCGCCATCATCCCCCCAGACAGTTGGTACGGAACACTCCTCAAGGGCACCGTCAACTTCTCCCCTGCCACCACGTGGCTCGAGGCCGCCGTCTGGCTCGCCTATGTCATCCCCGTCTTCATCCTCTTCGTGGCCAGCGTCCGCCGGCACTCCGGGGGTGCCGCCCGCAGCCGAAAGCTGCAGGACGACGGCGCTCTGCTCGCCACGACCCCGTCGCCGCTCCGCTGA
- a CDS encoding citrate synthase, which produces MNDAANINAEKATLHYPGGSAEFPILPSVDGAQSIDISSLTKQTGYTTLDQGFVNTASTKSAITYIDGDEGILRYRGYAIEDVAKNSTYLEVAWMLIHGSLPTADQLGEFEEKIRRHTLLHEDLRSFFSALPKDAHPMSVLSSAVSALSTYYEDSLDVHDPEQVEISTIRLLAKLPTIAAYAHKKSLGQAFLYPDNSLSFVDNFLKMNFGNMAEEYEVNPVVSKALDRLLILHEDHEQNASTSTVRLVGSTEANIFASISAGINALYGPLHGGANEAVLKMLGEIKRSGEGVEKYVERVKNKEDGVRLMGFGHRVYKNFDPRARLVKESAHEVLDSLGVKDDLLDIAMELESVALADDYFIERKLYPNVDFYTGVIYKAMGFPTRMFTVLFAIGRLPGWIAHWREMNDDPKTKIGRPQQLYIGEPAREWPSAR; this is translated from the coding sequence GTGAACGACGCTGCCAACATCAACGCCGAGAAGGCCACTCTCCATTACCCCGGAGGCTCCGCCGAATTCCCGATCCTTCCGAGTGTGGATGGGGCGCAGAGCATCGACATCTCCTCTCTGACGAAGCAGACGGGGTATACGACGCTCGACCAGGGCTTCGTGAACACCGCCTCGACGAAGAGCGCCATAACGTACATCGATGGCGATGAGGGCATCCTGCGCTATCGCGGGTATGCGATCGAGGACGTCGCCAAGAACTCGACCTATCTCGAGGTCGCCTGGATGTTGATCCACGGCAGTCTCCCCACCGCTGACCAGCTGGGAGAGTTCGAGGAGAAGATCCGCCGCCACACGCTTCTGCATGAAGACCTGCGCAGCTTCTTCTCGGCGCTGCCGAAGGATGCGCACCCCATGTCGGTGCTGTCGAGTGCGGTGTCTGCGCTGTCGACGTACTACGAGGACTCGCTCGACGTGCACGACCCTGAGCAGGTCGAGATCTCGACGATCCGTCTGCTCGCGAAGCTTCCGACGATCGCCGCCTATGCGCACAAGAAGAGCCTCGGCCAGGCGTTCCTCTATCCCGACAACAGCCTGAGCTTCGTCGACAACTTCCTCAAGATGAACTTCGGCAACATGGCCGAGGAGTACGAGGTCAACCCTGTCGTCAGCAAGGCGCTCGACCGCCTGCTGATCCTGCACGAAGACCACGAGCAGAACGCCTCCACGTCGACGGTGCGCCTGGTGGGGTCGACGGAGGCGAACATCTTCGCCTCCATTTCCGCGGGCATCAATGCGCTCTACGGGCCGCTGCACGGGGGTGCCAACGAGGCCGTGCTCAAGATGCTGGGTGAGATCAAGCGCTCGGGCGAGGGCGTGGAGAAGTATGTCGAACGGGTCAAGAACAAGGAAGACGGGGTGCGCCTGATGGGCTTCGGGCACCGCGTCTACAAGAATTTCGACCCCCGCGCACGGCTCGTGAAGGAGAGCGCTCACGAGGTGCTCGACTCGCTCGGCGTGAAGGACGATCTGCTCGACATCGCGATGGAACTGGAGTCTGTGGCGCTCGCCGATGACTATTTCATCGAACGCAAACTGTACCCCAATGTCGACTTCTACACGGGGGTCATCTACAAGGCCATGGGCTTCCCCACGCGGATGTTCACGGTGCTGTTCGCGATCGGCCGTCTGCCGGGGTGGATCGCACATTGGCGTGAGATGAACGACGACCCGAAGACGAAGATCGGCCGCCCACAGCAGCTGTACATTGGTGAGCCGGCCCGAGAGTGGCCCTCCGCCCGTTAG
- a CDS encoding PIG-L family deacetylase, with the protein MQVHGEHIVFVHAHPDDETISTGGTIAELVARGSGVTVLSCTRGERGEVIPAELRHLEGDGERLSELREAELASAMQALGVSDQRFLGTAGARDIRREPRRYLDSGMVWGDDGKPKPLPDVDARSLCSAPLDEVINDILAVIEDAGADAVVSYDAHGGYGHPDHVRAAEAARLAAARAGLPFYEIVEPGGDPDIDDVVVDVGERLPQKRAALRAHTTQVTVSDDGTAFALSSGPERTIAVSERFRFVPVTVGRAPVAKQGIATLVASCVVASVIGVVVGALLTVHHQQSLMLAGVAVPAGVIVGLAVVAALLAGIRIVFDNRGVAACAALGILVISYVLAQRGPGGSVMVPANEAGYVWAYGPVVVSLLVLAWPRLRPAGER; encoded by the coding sequence ATGCAAGTACATGGCGAGCACATTGTGTTCGTGCACGCCCACCCCGACGACGAGACGATCTCCACAGGCGGCACGATCGCCGAGCTCGTGGCGCGGGGCTCGGGCGTGACGGTGCTCAGCTGCACCCGGGGCGAGCGGGGTGAGGTCATCCCCGCCGAACTGCGGCACCTCGAGGGTGATGGGGAGCGCCTCAGCGAACTCCGCGAGGCCGAGCTGGCTTCTGCCATGCAGGCGCTAGGGGTCTCCGATCAGCGCTTTCTGGGCACGGCCGGTGCCCGGGACATCAGGCGGGAGCCTCGGCGCTACCTCGACTCCGGAATGGTGTGGGGTGACGATGGTAAGCCGAAGCCCCTTCCCGATGTCGATGCCCGTTCGCTCTGTTCTGCGCCGCTCGACGAGGTCATCAACGACATCCTTGCCGTCATCGAGGATGCGGGTGCGGATGCCGTCGTCAGCTATGACGCACACGGCGGGTACGGGCATCCGGATCATGTCAGAGCGGCCGAGGCCGCCAGGCTCGCGGCGGCGCGCGCAGGGCTTCCCTTCTATGAGATCGTCGAGCCGGGCGGCGACCCCGACATCGACGACGTGGTGGTCGATGTGGGGGAGCGCCTGCCGCAGAAGCGTGCGGCACTTCGGGCGCACACGACGCAGGTCACGGTGAGCGACGATGGCACTGCTTTCGCGCTGTCGAGCGGCCCGGAGCGCACTATCGCCGTGAGCGAGCGGTTCCGCTTCGTACCTGTGACGGTCGGGCGTGCGCCGGTTGCGAAGCAGGGCATCGCGACCCTCGTGGCCTCCTGTGTTGTCGCATCTGTTATCGGCGTGGTAGTCGGAGCGCTACTGACGGTGCACCACCAGCAGTCCCTGATGCTCGCCGGCGTGGCCGTGCCCGCCGGGGTGATCGTGGGTCTGGCGGTCGTCGCGGCACTGCTTGCGGGCATCCGCATCGTCTTCGACAATCGGGGCGTTGCGGCCTGCGCGGCCCTCGGCATCCTCGTCATCTCCTATGTCCTCGCGCAGCGCGGGCCGGGCGGCAGCGTGATGGTCCCCGCAAATGAGGCCGGTTACGTGTGGGCCTACGGGCCGGTCGTGGTGAGCCTGCTCGTGTTGGCGTGGCCCCGGCTTCGCCCCGCCGGTGAGCGGTAG
- a CDS encoding carboxypeptidase-like regulatory domain-containing protein, whose protein sequence is MLALGLSAAMMSALALVGAAPAVAAGERYVIAGTVNTPDGTGAFVPLDGVEASVSFTEPGSSGSRYSTTSVADGTFEFTSVGNSFPAGGYTVEFALEGYCTVSVPAVIVDQNVTLAPVTLFPLMVPGTVTISGDPVVGTVLTASTSACR, encoded by the coding sequence GTGCTCGCTCTCGGACTCAGCGCGGCGATGATGAGTGCGCTCGCACTCGTGGGCGCAGCACCGGCCGTAGCCGCCGGTGAACGATATGTGATCGCCGGCACCGTCAACACACCGGATGGAACCGGCGCTTTCGTTCCGCTGGACGGCGTGGAGGCATCTGTCAGCTTCACGGAGCCGGGGTCGAGCGGAAGCCGTTACAGCACCACGAGCGTTGCCGACGGCACATTCGAGTTCACCAGTGTGGGCAACAGCTTCCCGGCCGGTGGGTACACCGTCGAGTTCGCCCTCGAGGGCTATTGCACCGTGTCTGTCCCCGCCGTGATCGTCGACCAGAATGTGACGCTCGCACCCGTCACCCTCTTTCCGCTCATGGTGCCTGGGACCGTCACCATCTCGGGCGACCCCGTTGTCGGTACCGTGCTGACCGCATCCACCTCGGCCTGCCGGTGA